Proteins from a single region of Sylvia atricapilla isolate bSylAtr1 chromosome 7, bSylAtr1.pri, whole genome shotgun sequence:
- the ASB1 gene encoding ankyrin repeat and SOCS box protein 1 produces MAEGGDGPAPGSAGRNLKEWLREQFCDHPLEHCEDTRLHDAAFVGDLPTLRSLLQDESFQSRINEKSVWCCGWLPCTPLRIAATAGHGPCVDFLLRKGAEIDLVDVKGQTALYVAVVNGHLECAKILLEAGADPNGSRHHRSTPVYHAARVGRADILRELIRYGADVDVNHQLASRGPGQALRPLTTLVVCPLYISAAYHNLPCFRLLLQAGANPDFNCCGPINVQGFSRGSPVCVLDAVLRHGCEPAFVRLLIDFGADLNLVKVEALGVEATGRVKVNAEALEVFKEARGRTRSLLSLCRITVRRVLGKSRLDLIRSLPIPDPIKQFLLHEHS; encoded by the exons ATGGCGGAGGGCGGGGACGGGCCCGCCCCGGGCAG CGCAGGTCGCAACCTGAAGGAATGGCTGCGGGAGCAGTTCTGCGACCACCCTCTGGAGCACTGCGAGGACACCCGGCTGCACGACGCGGCCTTCGTGGGGGACCTGCCCACCCTGCGCAGCCTGCTGCAGGACGAGAGCTTCCAGAG CCGGATCAACGAGAAGTCGGTGTGGTGCTGCGGGTGGCTGCCCTGCACGCCGCTGCGCATCGCGGCTACCGCCGGCCACGGCCCCTGCGTTGACTTCCTGCTGCGCAAGGGAGCCGAGATCGACCTCGTGGACGTCAAGGGGCAGACAGCCCTCTACGTGGCCGTGGTCAACGGGCACCTGGAGTGTGCCAAGATCCTGCTGGAGGCCGGCGCTGATCCCAACGGGAGCCGGCACCACCGCAGCACCCCGGTGTACCACGCGGCACGGGTGGGGCGCGCAGACATCCTGCGGGAGCTCATCAG GTACGGCGCGGACGTGGACGTGAACCACCAGCTGGCCTCTCGCGGGCCAGGGCAGGCGCTGCGGCCGCTGACCACGCTGGTGGTGTGTCCCCTGTACATCAGCGCTGCCTACCACAACCTGCCCTGCTTCCGCCTGCTGCTCCAGGCGGGAGCCAACCCGGATTTTAACTGCTGCGGGCCCATCAACGTGCAGGGCTTCTCCCGGGGCTCGCCCGTGTGCGTGCTGGACGCCGTCCTGCGGCACGGCTGCGAGCCCGCCTTCGTCCGCCTCCTCATTGACTTTGGAGCGGATCTCAACCTCGTCAAGGTGGAGGCCTTGGGAGTCGAGGCCACGGGGAGGGTCAAGGTGAACGCCGAGGcgctggaggtgttcaaggaaGCGAGGG GCCGCACCCGGAGCCTCTTGTCTCTGTGCCGCATAACTGTACGGAGAGTCCTTGGCAAATCCCGCCTGGATCTGATCCGCAGCCTCCCAATCCCTGACCCCATTAAACAATTTTTACTCCACGAACACAGTTAA